The following coding sequences lie in one Labrus bergylta chromosome 13, fLabBer1.1, whole genome shotgun sequence genomic window:
- the LOC109985167 gene encoding integral membrane protein 2B isoform X2 produces MVKVSFNSALGQKDVKKDAETLIPEEDKDAEAALVVRHQSRAWCWCMCLGVALMLSGVVVGGAYLYRYYIMEVSRQHQQGWDSSFDSSEEDEVYFCGVNYREDDYLIRQEEEVEMEAANAFPLRQLEERIRVLEREQVELISVPVPEFDDGDPADIVHDFQRKLTAYLDLSLNKCYVIPLNTSVVMPPRDFLELLVNVKAGTYLPQSYLIHEEMIVTERLESVDQLGYFIYNLCRGKDTFKLQRRDRILGMQKREAMNCSKIRHFESHTVVETLICHP; encoded by the exons ATGGTTAAAGTTTCGTTTAACTCCGCGTTGGGAcagaaagatgtgaaaaaagacGCCGAAACTCTGATTCCCGAGGAGGACAAA GATGCCGAGGCAGCCCTCGTGGTGCGTCATCAGTCCCGGGCCTGGTGCTGGTGCATGTGTCTTGGCGTGGCCCTCATGCTGTCTGGAGTGGTGGTGGGAGGAGCTTACCTGTACCGCTATTACATCATGGAGGTGAGCAGGCAGCACCAACAAGGGTGGGACAGTTCCTTCGACAGCAGCGAG GAGGATGAGGTGTATTTCTGCGGCGTGAACTATCGAGAGGACGACTACCTGATCCGACAGGAAGAGGAG GTGGAGATGGAGGCCGCGAACGCATTCCCTCTGCgacagctggaggagaggaTCAGGGTGCTGGAGAGGGAGCAGGTAGAGCTTATCAGCGTCCCCGTGCCCGAGTTTGACGACGGAGACCCCGCCGACATCGTCCACGACTTCCAGAGG aaaTTGACCGCCTACCTGGATCTGAGTCTGAACAAGTGCTATGTCATCCCGCTCAACACCTCCGTCGTGATGCCGCCCAGAGACTTCCTGGAACTGCTCGTCAAcgtgaag gCCGGCACCTACCTGCCTCAGTCGTACCTGATCCATGAGGAGATGATCGTTACCGAGCGTCTGGAGAGCGTCGACCAGCTTGGATATTTCATCTATAATCTCTGCAGGGGCAAAGACACCTTCAAGCTGCAGCGCAGAGACAGGATTCTGG GCATGCAGAAGCGTGAAGCCATGAACTGCAGCAAGATCCGTCACTTCGAGAGCCACACAGTGGTGGAGACTCTGATCTGTCACCCTTAA
- the LOC109985167 gene encoding integral membrane protein 2B isoform X1 — MVKVSFNSALGQKDVKKDAETLIPEEDKDAEAALVVRHQSRAWCWCMCLGVALMLSGVVVGGAYLYRYYIMEVSRQHQQGWDSSFDSSEQEDEVYFCGVNYREDDYLIRQEEEVEMEAANAFPLRQLEERIRVLEREQVELISVPVPEFDDGDPADIVHDFQRKLTAYLDLSLNKCYVIPLNTSVVMPPRDFLELLVNVKAGTYLPQSYLIHEEMIVTERLESVDQLGYFIYNLCRGKDTFKLQRRDRILGMQKREAMNCSKIRHFESHTVVETLICHP, encoded by the exons ATGGTTAAAGTTTCGTTTAACTCCGCGTTGGGAcagaaagatgtgaaaaaagacGCCGAAACTCTGATTCCCGAGGAGGACAAA GATGCCGAGGCAGCCCTCGTGGTGCGTCATCAGTCCCGGGCCTGGTGCTGGTGCATGTGTCTTGGCGTGGCCCTCATGCTGTCTGGAGTGGTGGTGGGAGGAGCTTACCTGTACCGCTATTACATCATGGAGGTGAGCAGGCAGCACCAACAAGGGTGGGACAGTTCCTTCGACAGCAGCGAG CAGGAGGATGAGGTGTATTTCTGCGGCGTGAACTATCGAGAGGACGACTACCTGATCCGACAGGAAGAGGAG GTGGAGATGGAGGCCGCGAACGCATTCCCTCTGCgacagctggaggagaggaTCAGGGTGCTGGAGAGGGAGCAGGTAGAGCTTATCAGCGTCCCCGTGCCCGAGTTTGACGACGGAGACCCCGCCGACATCGTCCACGACTTCCAGAGG aaaTTGACCGCCTACCTGGATCTGAGTCTGAACAAGTGCTATGTCATCCCGCTCAACACCTCCGTCGTGATGCCGCCCAGAGACTTCCTGGAACTGCTCGTCAAcgtgaag gCCGGCACCTACCTGCCTCAGTCGTACCTGATCCATGAGGAGATGATCGTTACCGAGCGTCTGGAGAGCGTCGACCAGCTTGGATATTTCATCTATAATCTCTGCAGGGGCAAAGACACCTTCAAGCTGCAGCGCAGAGACAGGATTCTGG GCATGCAGAAGCGTGAAGCCATGAACTGCAGCAAGATCCGTCACTTCGAGAGCCACACAGTGGTGGAGACTCTGATCTGTCACCCTTAA
- the LOC109985167 gene encoding integral membrane protein 2B isoform X4, whose translation MVKVSFNSALGQKDVKKDAETLIPEEDKDAEAALVVRHQSRAWCWCMCLGVALMLSGVVVGGAYLYRYYIMEEDEVYFCGVNYREDDYLIRQEEEVEMEAANAFPLRQLEERIRVLEREQVELISVPVPEFDDGDPADIVHDFQRKLTAYLDLSLNKCYVIPLNTSVVMPPRDFLELLVNVKAGTYLPQSYLIHEEMIVTERLESVDQLGYFIYNLCRGKDTFKLQRRDRILGMQKREAMNCSKIRHFESHTVVETLICHP comes from the exons ATGGTTAAAGTTTCGTTTAACTCCGCGTTGGGAcagaaagatgtgaaaaaagacGCCGAAACTCTGATTCCCGAGGAGGACAAA GATGCCGAGGCAGCCCTCGTGGTGCGTCATCAGTCCCGGGCCTGGTGCTGGTGCATGTGTCTTGGCGTGGCCCTCATGCTGTCTGGAGTGGTGGTGGGAGGAGCTTACCTGTACCGCTATTACATCATGGAG GAGGATGAGGTGTATTTCTGCGGCGTGAACTATCGAGAGGACGACTACCTGATCCGACAGGAAGAGGAG GTGGAGATGGAGGCCGCGAACGCATTCCCTCTGCgacagctggaggagaggaTCAGGGTGCTGGAGAGGGAGCAGGTAGAGCTTATCAGCGTCCCCGTGCCCGAGTTTGACGACGGAGACCCCGCCGACATCGTCCACGACTTCCAGAGG aaaTTGACCGCCTACCTGGATCTGAGTCTGAACAAGTGCTATGTCATCCCGCTCAACACCTCCGTCGTGATGCCGCCCAGAGACTTCCTGGAACTGCTCGTCAAcgtgaag gCCGGCACCTACCTGCCTCAGTCGTACCTGATCCATGAGGAGATGATCGTTACCGAGCGTCTGGAGAGCGTCGACCAGCTTGGATATTTCATCTATAATCTCTGCAGGGGCAAAGACACCTTCAAGCTGCAGCGCAGAGACAGGATTCTGG GCATGCAGAAGCGTGAAGCCATGAACTGCAGCAAGATCCGTCACTTCGAGAGCCACACAGTGGTGGAGACTCTGATCTGTCACCCTTAA
- the LOC109985167 gene encoding integral membrane protein 2B isoform X3, with product MVKVSFNSALGQKDVKKDAETLIPEEDKDAEAALVVRHQSRAWCWCMCLGVALMLSGVVVGGAYLYRYYIMEQEDEVYFCGVNYREDDYLIRQEEEVEMEAANAFPLRQLEERIRVLEREQVELISVPVPEFDDGDPADIVHDFQRKLTAYLDLSLNKCYVIPLNTSVVMPPRDFLELLVNVKAGTYLPQSYLIHEEMIVTERLESVDQLGYFIYNLCRGKDTFKLQRRDRILGMQKREAMNCSKIRHFESHTVVETLICHP from the exons ATGGTTAAAGTTTCGTTTAACTCCGCGTTGGGAcagaaagatgtgaaaaaagacGCCGAAACTCTGATTCCCGAGGAGGACAAA GATGCCGAGGCAGCCCTCGTGGTGCGTCATCAGTCCCGGGCCTGGTGCTGGTGCATGTGTCTTGGCGTGGCCCTCATGCTGTCTGGAGTGGTGGTGGGAGGAGCTTACCTGTACCGCTATTACATCATGGAG CAGGAGGATGAGGTGTATTTCTGCGGCGTGAACTATCGAGAGGACGACTACCTGATCCGACAGGAAGAGGAG GTGGAGATGGAGGCCGCGAACGCATTCCCTCTGCgacagctggaggagaggaTCAGGGTGCTGGAGAGGGAGCAGGTAGAGCTTATCAGCGTCCCCGTGCCCGAGTTTGACGACGGAGACCCCGCCGACATCGTCCACGACTTCCAGAGG aaaTTGACCGCCTACCTGGATCTGAGTCTGAACAAGTGCTATGTCATCCCGCTCAACACCTCCGTCGTGATGCCGCCCAGAGACTTCCTGGAACTGCTCGTCAAcgtgaag gCCGGCACCTACCTGCCTCAGTCGTACCTGATCCATGAGGAGATGATCGTTACCGAGCGTCTGGAGAGCGTCGACCAGCTTGGATATTTCATCTATAATCTCTGCAGGGGCAAAGACACCTTCAAGCTGCAGCGCAGAGACAGGATTCTGG GCATGCAGAAGCGTGAAGCCATGAACTGCAGCAAGATCCGTCACTTCGAGAGCCACACAGTGGTGGAGACTCTGATCTGTCACCCTTAA